A genome region from Deltaproteobacteria bacterium includes the following:
- a CDS encoding GHKL domain-containing protein — protein sequence MALSLMFGFTSVAPVALVTIPRIQVFFYVVCLLFPSSIYIYRFFEGSLPAQAVAIPGFLLILFFYLLSISRRLSKMMVRGVENNLNLQIGRENLESALKKLRETQDKLLTERANALNSQRLAFLGSMASGIAHEINNPLAISGGQVFKIQSYLSKNPQMDPSGFINSCAQKISNVNLRIQNVVRGLQYFARESTNEDNKVFSLNELMDFTASFFKEKMKMCGIQFELETVPNVSLDGQKNQLSRALFNIVENAIEAVQGMAEPKIIINSKVEGTQILIQIIDNGRGLTEEVKEQMFFPFFTTKDVGQGTGLGLSVSLGIIRAHKGDIQCASLPGSTIFSINLPLATDKSNEGSAA from the coding sequence GTGGCCCTTTCCTTAATGTTTGGATTTACCTCCGTGGCTCCAGTGGCACTCGTTACCATTCCACGAATTCAGGTTTTTTTCTACGTCGTCTGTCTTCTTTTTCCTTCTTCAATTTATATTTACCGGTTTTTCGAAGGATCCCTCCCTGCCCAGGCTGTTGCTATTCCTGGTTTTTTGTTGATACTTTTCTTCTACCTTCTTTCAATCAGTCGAAGACTCTCCAAGATGATGGTTCGAGGGGTTGAAAATAATTTGAATCTTCAAATTGGCAGAGAGAACCTAGAATCCGCTCTCAAAAAACTACGGGAAACCCAAGACAAACTTTTAACAGAGCGAGCCAATGCGCTTAATTCTCAACGATTAGCCTTCCTTGGAAGCATGGCTTCCGGAATCGCCCATGAGATCAATAATCCACTCGCAATTTCGGGTGGACAGGTCTTCAAAATTCAAAGTTACCTTAGCAAAAACCCCCAGATGGATCCGTCAGGTTTTATCAATTCCTGCGCTCAAAAGATTTCAAATGTGAATTTAAGAATTCAAAATGTTGTCAGGGGGCTACAGTATTTTGCTCGAGAATCAACGAACGAAGATAACAAGGTTTTTTCTTTAAATGAGTTGATGGATTTCACCGCTTCCTTTTTTAAAGAAAAAATGAAAATGTGTGGGATTCAATTTGAATTAGAAACTGTCCCAAATGTTTCACTTGATGGGCAAAAAAATCAGCTTTCCAGAGCCTTATTTAACATTGTTGAAAATGCGATTGAAGCCGTTCAAGGTATGGCAGAACCGAAGATTATCATCAACAGTAAGGTGGAAGGAACGCAAATTCTTATACAGATTATAGATAATGGACGCGGCCTCACCGAAGAGGTCAAAGAACAAATGTTTTTTCCATTTTTTACAACCAAAGATGTTGGCCAAGGAACAGGGCTTGGCCTGAGCGTGTCTCTAGGGATTATTCGGGCCCATAAAGGGGATATTCAATGTGCTTCTCTTCCTGGAAGCACCATTTTCTCGATCAACCTACCTTTGGCCACGGACAAAAGTAATGAGGGATCAGCGGCTTAA
- a CDS encoding MFS transporter: MNKIKKSDSIHPVVWLILYIPFGALSGFVGVALTFLATRSGLSVTEGSLIIGSQMLISWLKWLWAPMVDITLSPKKWYVISTVLSGVGVMAMAIIPLGKDTLGLILLIIALANIINSVVGMAVEAMIAKLTPQDQIGRVSAWFQAGNLGGAGLGGAFGLFLLQKLPEPWMAGVIMGLLFILCCVALLPLPNVNAHVSHQRPAEAVKTVVIGFWEMIKDRVGVLTATMCILPIATGAASGVLTQATVAGYWGAGAEQVGLVQGLLSGLITAVGCFLGGWVCNRMSAHKAYGIFGIALAFIAAAMAVSPATVSMYVVWNMIYALGVGLSYAAFTAMALSAIGKGAAATGYNVFASLSNFPIWWLGLLLGWVADMKGPRAMLITEAILGLLGVLVFTLVDYRIKGKIK, from the coding sequence ATGAATAAAATAAAAAAGTCTGATTCAATTCATCCTGTTGTTTGGCTAATTCTTTATATTCCTTTTGGAGCGCTCTCTGGATTTGTCGGTGTCGCGTTGACTTTTCTTGCCACTCGCAGTGGACTTTCGGTTACGGAAGGATCACTTATCATTGGATCACAAATGTTGATTTCATGGCTTAAATGGTTGTGGGCTCCCATGGTGGACATCACGCTGTCGCCAAAGAAGTGGTATGTGATTTCGACAGTTTTATCTGGTGTTGGCGTCATGGCCATGGCGATCATTCCTTTGGGAAAAGACACATTGGGCCTCATACTCCTGATCATTGCCTTGGCAAATATTATTAATTCTGTCGTAGGCATGGCAGTGGAAGCGATGATTGCAAAACTAACCCCTCAAGATCAAATTGGCAGGGTGAGCGCCTGGTTTCAAGCCGGCAATTTAGGTGGGGCAGGTCTAGGGGGAGCCTTTGGGTTGTTCCTTCTTCAGAAATTGCCTGAGCCTTGGATGGCGGGTGTTATCATGGGTTTACTTTTTATTTTATGTTGTGTCGCTTTGTTGCCTCTTCCAAACGTGAACGCACATGTCAGCCACCAGCGTCCCGCAGAAGCCGTAAAAACTGTGGTTATTGGTTTTTGGGAGATGATTAAGGATCGGGTCGGAGTTCTCACCGCTACCATGTGTATCCTCCCGATTGCCACGGGGGCAGCTTCGGGAGTTCTCACTCAAGCCACGGTGGCGGGTTATTGGGGGGCTGGTGCTGAGCAAGTAGGTTTGGTTCAAGGGCTTTTGTCAGGATTAATAACGGCTGTTGGTTGTTTTTTGGGGGGGTGGGTTTGTAATCGGATGAGTGCCCACAAAGCCTACGGCATTTTCGGTATTGCTTTGGCCTTTATTGCTGCTGCCATGGCGGTTTCTCCGGCGACAGTAAGCATGTATGTGGTGTGGAATATGATTTACGCCTTAGGAGTGGGGTTGTCCTATGCGGCTTTCACAGCCATGGCTCTATCCGCTATCGGAAAAGGAGCAGCAGCTACGGGATACAATGTTTTCGCCTCTCTTTCGAACTTCCCTATTTGGTGGCTTGGGCTTCTTTTGGGATGGGTCGCTGATATGAAAGGGCCTCGTGCGATGCTTATTACCGAAGCCATCTTGGGCTTGCTTGGGGTCTTGGTATTTACCCTGGTTGATTACCGTATTAAGGGAAAAATAAAATAA
- a CDS encoding DUF3309 domain-containing protein, producing MSFGTILLILLVLMLVGVIPTWPHSRNWGYGPSGGLGLVVVIILVLVLMGRI from the coding sequence ATGAGTTTTGGAACAATTTTGTTAATTCTTCTGGTCCTAATGTTAGTGGGTGTCATTCCAACTTGGCCTCATAGCAGAAATTGGGGTTACGGTCCCAGCGGTGGCTTAGGCTTGGTTGTAGTGATCATTCTTGTTCTCGTCCTCATGGGACGAATCTGA
- the argS gene encoding arginine--tRNA ligase: MKLEKNLFDVLRLQTGEILLKAFQSWEEYKNLEMSQRLTLQQVYGFLVEPPQKEFGDLAFGAFALAKVFKKAPPLVAQNLCEKIISLPEYDPQFAQVIVQGPYINFKFSSRALSENILTPILNGSYFKRIIYKTAPKTMVEFSQPNTHKELHVGHMRNMCLGDSIVKLMKAAGIPVITSTFPGDVGAHVAKCLWYLKYHHQQPLPTTQKGEWIGKIYSIAHNKLEDEIGTDKEAQNREQLTEILKQLERKKGDFFDLWKETRNWSIELMKEIYQWAGISFDYWYWESDVDSDSVQLVKKYFHEGKLKESQGAIGMDFTEEGLGFCMLLKSDGTGLYATKDLELARRKFQDHQIEKSIYVVDVRQALHFKQVFRVLDVLGFEQAKNCFHLQYNFVELPDGAMSSRKGNIVPLVKLIKEMEAKIVKNYLSRYESEWSQGEINSTAQIVAQGSIKYGMLRQDPAKKIVFEMEEWLRLDGESGPFIQYSFARINSLITKLSLDVFQQQMDVFNYSYQNLSMDWSLLKEKAEIELIQILMYYHHQIMLSVESYKPATLCTYLYDVAKRFNFFYHESPISQIENRDLKKARLGLALGAGLVLKNGLELLGIPVPKRM; encoded by the coding sequence ATGAAACTTGAGAAAAATTTATTCGATGTATTGCGGCTTCAAACAGGTGAAATTCTTTTAAAAGCTTTCCAGAGCTGGGAAGAATATAAAAATTTAGAAATGAGCCAGCGCTTAACTCTCCAGCAAGTATATGGATTCCTGGTGGAGCCTCCCCAGAAGGAGTTTGGTGACTTGGCATTTGGGGCTTTTGCCTTGGCGAAAGTATTTAAAAAAGCTCCTCCTCTGGTGGCACAAAATCTCTGTGAAAAGATAATTTCTCTTCCAGAATATGACCCTCAGTTTGCCCAAGTGATCGTTCAAGGGCCCTATATTAATTTTAAGTTTTCTTCACGTGCCCTAAGTGAGAATATTCTCACTCCCATATTAAATGGAAGTTATTTTAAAAGAATCATCTATAAGACGGCTCCAAAAACCATGGTCGAGTTCTCTCAACCGAACACTCACAAGGAACTTCATGTGGGTCACATGAGGAACATGTGTTTGGGTGATTCTATTGTCAAATTGATGAAAGCCGCTGGGATTCCGGTGATCACTTCCACTTTTCCTGGAGATGTAGGGGCTCACGTAGCTAAGTGTCTTTGGTATTTAAAATACCACCATCAACAGCCACTTCCCACAACTCAAAAAGGGGAGTGGATTGGGAAGATATACTCCATTGCCCATAATAAGTTAGAGGATGAAATCGGAACAGATAAAGAAGCGCAGAACAGAGAACAATTGACCGAGATTTTGAAACAATTGGAGCGAAAAAAAGGAGACTTTTTTGATCTCTGGAAAGAAACCAGAAACTGGTCTATTGAGCTCATGAAAGAAATTTATCAATGGGCAGGTATTAGTTTCGATTACTGGTACTGGGAATCTGATGTGGATTCTGACTCTGTTCAGTTGGTTAAAAAATATTTTCATGAGGGAAAATTAAAAGAATCGCAAGGTGCCATAGGCATGGATTTTACCGAAGAAGGTCTTGGGTTCTGCATGCTTTTGAAATCGGATGGTACCGGACTCTATGCCACCAAAGACTTAGAATTGGCCCGAAGGAAATTTCAAGATCATCAAATTGAAAAATCAATTTATGTTGTGGATGTCCGACAAGCCCTTCACTTTAAACAAGTCTTTCGTGTGTTAGATGTGCTTGGTTTTGAGCAGGCTAAAAATTGTTTTCATCTACAGTATAATTTTGTTGAGCTGCCTGATGGCGCTATGAGCTCGCGCAAAGGAAATATCGTTCCTTTGGTGAAGTTGATCAAAGAGATGGAAGCGAAAATTGTAAAAAATTATCTTTCTCGCTATGAAAGTGAATGGTCTCAAGGGGAAATCAATTCAACGGCTCAGATTGTGGCCCAAGGTTCGATTAAGTATGGAATGCTTCGACAAGATCCAGCTAAAAAAATTGTTTTTGAGATGGAAGAATGGCTCCGCTTAGATGGAGAAAGTGGTCCTTTTATTCAGTACTCTTTTGCCAGGATTAACAGTCTCATTACCAAATTATCACTGGATGTGTTTCAACAGCAAATGGATGTTTTCAATTATTCATACCAAAATTTGTCGATGGACTGGTCTTTACTAAAAGAAAAAGCAGAGATTGAGTTGATTCAAATTCTCATGTATTACCATCACCAAATCATGCTTTCGGTGGAAAGTTATAAACCCGCGACCCTTTGTACTTATCTTTATGATGTGGCAAAACGATTTAATTTCTTTTATCATGAAAGCCCCATTTCTCAAATTGAAAATAGAGACTTGAAAAAAGCGCGATTGGGATTAGCCTTGGGTGCGGGTTTGGTTTTGAAAAATGGTTTAGAGCTTTTAGGAATTCCTGTTCCAAAAAGAATGTAG
- a CDS encoding HAMP domain-containing histidine kinase has product MLYEFLEKNRIEILALTEEKTIKLAGSLPSSAQLRAGLPLFFDHLIEYLKSPHLGNSEKNILTQAAIHGKELLKLNYTISHVVHAYGAMCQAITEYAQRNNSNISTQEFNDLNLCLDIAIASSVSEFQYQNVKIKEEKEVQHLGFLVHELRNALSSATMAQEMIKNGIVGSRGSTARVLEESLTRMRKLMDSSLSEVRMRSDPTIHVEKFQLNFLIDQLLVTSLSEAKTKNQTIKTNIQEELYIETDRQLLLSAIANLLQNALKYSKVNGSITLQAASSSENVVIEVEDECGGIPSKIIDSLFKPFNTGGEELSGLGLGLTIVKRAVSLLHGKISVTNTPGSGCIFMMVIPKKLIIDTTNTVVSGESSVQPMAPKPAK; this is encoded by the coding sequence ATGCTCTATGAATTTTTGGAAAAAAATAGAATAGAAATTCTGGCTCTCACCGAAGAGAAAACGATCAAACTGGCAGGAAGCTTGCCTTCTTCGGCCCAACTAAGGGCAGGGCTCCCATTGTTTTTTGATCATTTGATTGAATATCTAAAAAGTCCTCACTTAGGGAATTCTGAAAAAAATATTTTGACTCAAGCTGCTATTCATGGAAAGGAATTGCTCAAATTAAATTATACCATTTCCCACGTGGTTCATGCCTATGGAGCCATGTGCCAGGCAATTACCGAATACGCTCAGCGGAATAATTCTAATATTTCCACTCAAGAGTTTAATGATCTCAATTTATGTCTTGATATTGCCATCGCCTCATCTGTCTCTGAATTTCAATATCAAAATGTAAAGATTAAAGAAGAAAAGGAAGTTCAACACTTAGGTTTTCTTGTTCACGAGCTCAGAAATGCCCTTTCGAGCGCGACCATGGCTCAGGAAATGATCAAGAATGGAATCGTCGGATCCAGAGGTAGCACCGCAAGAGTTCTAGAAGAAAGCCTTACGAGAATGCGAAAACTCATGGATAGCTCCCTATCCGAAGTACGCATGAGATCAGATCCCACAATTCACGTCGAAAAATTTCAATTAAACTTTCTCATTGATCAATTACTAGTTACCTCCCTAAGTGAAGCAAAAACGAAAAATCAAACAATTAAAACCAATATACAAGAAGAACTTTATATAGAAACAGATCGGCAATTATTATTATCGGCCATTGCTAATCTTTTGCAAAATGCACTTAAATACTCAAAAGTAAATGGCTCAATCACTTTACAAGCGGCTTCCTCATCAGAAAATGTTGTCATTGAAGTTGAAGACGAATGTGGGGGAATTCCATCTAAAATAATTGATTCTCTTTTTAAGCCATTTAATACCGGAGGCGAAGAATTGAGTGGACTAGGGCTTGGATTAACCATTGTGAAACGAGCCGTCTCCCTCCTTCATGGAAAAATTTCTGTGACAAACACACCAGGAAGTGGATGTATTTTTATGATGGTGATTCCAAAGAAACTAATTATTGATACAACAAATACCGTTGTTTCAGGAGAATCTTCCGTGCAACCAATGGCTCCAAAGCCAGCAAAATGA
- a CDS encoding pyridoxine 5'-phosphate synthase has translation MRKEKIRLGVNIDHVATLRKVRGNTTSYPDLLHLSQLAAKGGADQITIHLREDRRHIQDMDVKKICSHSLIDVNLEMACTEEMTRIALKNKPQWVCLVPENRAELTTEGGLDVEAAKNKIKKVIDKIQNKGIEVSLFIEPNLRHVQLAFDLGADAIEFHTGKWVRLVQKNQKRSEFNKLKKAAQRCHQLGMRVHAGHGLDLEHTQLIKNLPYLKELNIGHSIICFSLEQGIEKTVRKFKSILK, from the coding sequence ATGCGAAAAGAAAAAATAAGATTAGGTGTGAACATAGATCATGTGGCAACCCTCAGAAAGGTCAGGGGGAATACCACTTCCTACCCAGATCTTTTGCATTTATCACAGCTGGCAGCCAAGGGTGGAGCCGATCAAATCACAATCCATTTGAGAGAAGATCGAAGACATATTCAGGATATGGATGTGAAAAAAATCTGCTCTCATTCTTTGATAGATGTGAATCTAGAAATGGCGTGTACGGAAGAGATGACACGTATCGCTCTTAAAAATAAACCACAATGGGTTTGCCTCGTCCCTGAAAATAGAGCTGAACTCACCACCGAAGGTGGACTCGATGTGGAAGCAGCAAAAAATAAAATAAAAAAGGTCATTGATAAAATCCAAAATAAAGGAATAGAAGTCTCTCTATTTATAGAGCCGAATCTAAGACATGTCCAATTAGCTTTTGATCTGGGGGCTGATGCCATTGAATTTCATACCGGGAAATGGGTTCGCCTCGTCCAAAAAAATCAAAAGAGAAGTGAATTTAATAAATTAAAGAAAGCAGCTCAACGTTGTCATCAATTGGGGATGCGTGTTCATGCTGGTCACGGTTTAGATTTGGAACACACACAGCTTATTAAGAACCTCCCCTATTTAAAAGAGTTGAACATTGGCCATTCCATAATCTGTTTTTCTTTAGAGCAGGGGATTGAAAAAACAGTCAGAAAATTCAAATCTATTTTGAAGTAA
- a CDS encoding M48 family metalloprotease translates to MNLIKIIFLIALSFLILFSSVNCSTLTNGQTPSEGEINTEAAKAYSDIKAKSKISNRQDWNAMVQRVAKRIAAASGENFQWEAILIESPEPNAWCMPGGKIAVYTGIMPVLKTEGALAAVLGHEVAHATRRHGLKGYARAIEEQQTGALIGVATAVGGQLLCKTENCRLLTGLGGAAAGIALTFFNRKFSRGDESEADQFGQNYMAKAGYDPSESIKLWERMGALKGGATPPEWMSTHPSDVHRREQLNQWLPESQRIYLQAPQKYGTGHEIK, encoded by the coding sequence GTGAATTTGATAAAAATTATTTTTCTTATTGCTTTGTCATTTTTAATTCTCTTTAGCAGTGTCAACTGCTCAACCCTTACCAATGGTCAAACTCCAAGTGAAGGCGAAATTAATACGGAAGCAGCTAAAGCCTATTCTGATATTAAAGCAAAATCTAAAATCTCAAACCGACAAGATTGGAATGCCATGGTTCAGCGTGTGGCCAAACGGATTGCCGCCGCTTCTGGTGAAAACTTTCAATGGGAAGCCATTCTCATTGAATCTCCAGAACCAAATGCTTGGTGCATGCCTGGTGGGAAAATAGCTGTTTACACAGGAATCATGCCAGTTCTTAAAACAGAAGGAGCCCTGGCTGCCGTCCTAGGACACGAAGTCGCCCATGCCACTCGCAGACATGGACTAAAAGGTTATGCCAGAGCTATTGAAGAACAACAAACAGGTGCCTTGATTGGCGTGGCCACGGCGGTTGGCGGTCAATTACTTTGCAAAACGGAAAATTGTCGACTTCTTACGGGTCTAGGAGGGGCTGCCGCCGGCATTGCCCTCACTTTCTTCAATAGAAAATTTTCTCGAGGCGATGAATCTGAGGCCGATCAGTTTGGTCAAAATTATATGGCAAAAGCCGGTTATGATCCATCCGAATCTATAAAACTTTGGGAAAGAATGGGAGCTCTCAAAGGGGGGGCCACGCCACCAGAATGGATGTCCACGCATCCATCTGATGTCCATCGTCGCGAACAGCTCAATCAATGGCTGCCAGAATCTCAGAGAATTTATCTTCAAGCTCCACAAAAATATGGAACTGGACACGAAATAAAATAG
- a CDS encoding phosphoglucosamine mutase, with product MAEKIKKLFGTDGIRGKANHFPITADVVVKIGQAIGVILQKQKKVGLSPLKKVVIGKDTRLSGYMIEQALSSGLNSMGIHVHLVGPLPTPGIGYLTRTMRAHAGIVISASHNHYQDNGIKIFGPDGFKIPDELEKEIEKLVAEKDLYSYLPDSPQIGRTKRIEDAQGRYIVYAKSTFPLEYTLDGLRIVLDTAHGASYKVAPAIFEELGAEVIQIGNQPNGININDEVGALFPSKLAEEVLSYRADIGISLDGDADRVILVDELGRIMNGDHILGLCALFMKKRGELKKNTLVVTQMSNFGLEKAMKENGIAVIKTNVGDKYVVEEMKKNGYNLGGEQSGHIIFLDHTTTGDGCVAALNVLAVMKQMGQKVSELNDLIQDVPQVLINCRVKVRKELESLKGFNELITEAEKELKGNGRIFVRFSGTEPVIRVLVEGPNKAKISELADKVASFLDRELS from the coding sequence ATGGCTGAAAAAATCAAAAAATTATTTGGAACGGATGGAATCAGAGGAAAGGCTAATCACTTTCCTATAACTGCGGATGTGGTCGTAAAAATTGGTCAGGCCATAGGGGTGATTTTACAAAAACAAAAAAAAGTGGGTTTATCTCCACTTAAAAAAGTGGTTATCGGTAAGGACACACGCCTCTCTGGATACATGATTGAACAAGCGCTTTCGAGTGGTCTGAATTCGATGGGGATTCATGTTCATTTGGTAGGGCCTTTACCAACCCCAGGAATTGGTTATTTAACTCGAACCATGCGAGCACATGCGGGTATTGTGATCAGTGCTTCTCATAATCATTACCAGGACAATGGAATCAAAATTTTTGGCCCCGATGGATTCAAGATCCCAGATGAATTAGAAAAAGAAATTGAAAAGCTTGTTGCTGAAAAAGATCTATATAGTTATTTACCGGATTCTCCGCAAATTGGCAGAACCAAAAGAATTGAAGATGCTCAAGGACGCTACATTGTTTATGCTAAGTCCACATTTCCCTTAGAGTACACCTTGGATGGATTGAGAATTGTTCTGGATACCGCTCATGGTGCTAGTTACAAGGTGGCTCCTGCTATTTTTGAGGAGTTGGGTGCCGAAGTGATTCAAATAGGAAATCAGCCTAATGGAATTAATATAAATGATGAAGTGGGGGCTTTATTTCCGTCAAAGCTAGCGGAAGAAGTATTGAGTTACCGGGCCGATATAGGTATTTCTTTAGATGGAGATGCGGATCGAGTTATTCTGGTGGATGAGCTAGGAAGAATCATGAATGGGGATCATATTCTTGGTCTATGTGCTCTATTTATGAAAAAAAGAGGCGAGCTTAAGAAGAATACTTTGGTGGTGACACAAATGAGTAATTTTGGACTTGAAAAAGCAATGAAGGAGAATGGCATTGCCGTTATCAAAACCAATGTGGGTGATAAGTATGTTGTCGAGGAAATGAAAAAAAATGGGTATAACTTAGGGGGAGAGCAGTCAGGGCATATTATTTTCTTGGACCATACCACTACGGGAGATGGCTGTGTTGCGGCTTTGAATGTGCTTGCCGTGATGAAACAAATGGGACAAAAAGTTTCAGAACTAAATGACTTAATACAGGATGTTCCTCAGGTCTTAATTAATTGTCGAGTCAAAGTGAGAAAAGAATTGGAATCCTTAAAAGGTTTCAATGAATTGATCACTGAAGCGGAAAAGGAACTCAAGGGCAATGGCCGCATTTTTGTCAGATTTTCGGGAACAGAGCCTGTGATCAGAGTCTTAGTAGAAGGTCCTAATAAAGCAAAAATATCAGAACTTGCAGATAAAGTCGCAAGCTTTTTGGATAGAGAGTTATCTTAA
- a CDS encoding response regulator yields the protein MVTKKSVLVVDDSTENQELLKIIFQKYSIDVHCTSNGEEALSLLNKISILPDLIILDLQMPIMNGYLFRKEQLKNKKFTDIPVIVMSADDVPDLNEKMEFPQGVLIKPVQFDSLIKTVISVAPLLRPRFKTFQ from the coding sequence ATGGTTACAAAAAAGTCTGTTCTGGTTGTTGATGATTCAACTGAAAATCAAGAGTTGCTTAAAATCATATTTCAAAAATACAGCATCGACGTTCACTGTACATCTAACGGTGAAGAAGCGCTATCATTATTAAATAAAATATCCATTTTACCCGACTTGATTATTTTAGATCTTCAAATGCCCATTATGAATGGGTATCTGTTTAGAAAAGAACAGTTAAAAAATAAAAAGTTCACAGATATTCCTGTTATCGTCATGTCCGCAGATGATGTTCCTGACTTAAATGAAAAAATGGAGTTTCCTCAAGGAGTCTTAATAAAGCCAGTTCAGTTTGATTCTCTTATTAAAACTGTTATCTCTGTCGCCCCCCTCCTGCGGCCACGATTTAAGACTTTTCAATAG